In Nocardioides daphniae, the DNA window CGACCCAGAGCGCTCAGGCGCTGGTCAGCCGGGTGACCATGACGTAGTCCTTGTGCGGGCCACCCACCTGCCAGGTCACCCGCCACGTCGTCGGCCCGAGCTCGACCAGCCGGCATACGTGTCCGCCCCGCACAGGTGCACCACCTGCGCCCCGGGCGACCAGGGGTGGAAGTCGCGGCCGTCGTCGAAGATGACCATCCAGCCGCCCTCGCGCTCGACGACGTACAGCACCCGGCTCACCTCGATGTCGGCGCCACGGCGGTGCATCGTGCCCTGCTCGGCCCACCGGACCCGTCCGTCGTCCTCGACGGAGAGCTCGACCGTCCCGTCGACGTCGATCACCTCGTCGGCGAGGCGGTCGGTGACGACGCGCTCGAAGGCCCACCGGCCGACCAGGCTGCGGGGGTCGTGCGGGGAGGACACCTCGGTCACCGTGCGCTGCGGGCGGCCAGCGCCACCAGGTCACGGGCCGGGCCCTCGGGCGGCTGCGGGCCACCCAGCCACACGGCGTGCAGGACGCGGGTCAGGTCGAGGCCGGTGACCTGGACCGCCACCAGGCGTCGGGTGGCCAGGTCGTCGCGGACCGCGTGACGGCCCAGGGCGGCAGGTCCGGCGCCGGCGGCGACCGCGGAGCGTACGGCGGTGGTGCTGGAGAGCTCGAGGGCCGGCGGCACCATCCGGTGACGGGCGAGCGCCCGCTCCAGGACGGTCCGGGTGCCCGACCCCTGCTCGCGCACCACCAGCGGGGTGGCGGCGAGCTGCTCGGCGGTGACGGGACGACGGCCCCGGCGGGCCCACGGGTGACCGGGGCCGACGACCACGACCAGCTCGTCGACCCCCACCTTGCGCCGGCGCAGGCCGCGCGGAGCCTCCGGCCCTTCGACGAAGCCGAGGTCGACCGCGCCGTCCTGCACGAGCTTCACCACGTTGGCGGAGTTGGTCGCCGTCATGGTCAGCTCCGAGGGGGAACGGCCCCCGCGGGACTGCTCGGTGCGCAGGGCCACCATCCAGCCGGGCAGCAGGTGCTCGGCGATGGTGAGGCTGGCGGCCACGTTGAGGTGGCCGCGGCGGTCGATCTTGAGGGCGGCGATGCCGGTGTCCAGCTCCTCCGCCGCCTCGACGACGCGCGCGGCCCACTGCGAGACCAGCTCACCGATCGGCGTCAGCTCCGAGCCGCGCTTGCTGCGCACCAGCAGGGGCTCGCCGACGAGGCTCTCCATCGTCTGGATCCGGGAGCTCGCTGCCTGCTGCGTGATGCCGAGCTGGATGGCCGCGGCGCCCATGCTCCTCGTACGCCCGACGACCAGCAGCAGCTCCAACGCGCGCAGGTCGGGGACGTGGGGTGACAGCACTCTCACAACAGTATCTTGTGACGACACAGGCGAACCCTCGTTGTGACAGGTTGGACCGATCACGCAGGCTTGTCCCATGACTCTTCGTGTTGCCGTCGTGGGCGCTGGGCCCGCCGGGATCTATGCCGCCGACATCCTCACCAAGTCCGAGGTCGACGTCTCCGTCGACCTCTTCGAGCGTCTGCCGGCGCCGTTCGGCCTGGTGCGCTACGGCGTCGCCCCCGACCACCCGCGCATCAAGGAGATCATCAAGGCTCTCCAGCGCGTCCTCGCCAAGCCCGAGGTCCGCTTCATCGGCAACGTCGACTACGGCACCGACGTCAAGCTCGAGGAGCTCCGCGAGTTCTACGACGCCGTGATCTTCTCGACCGGCGCCATGGCCGACCGCGACCTCCGCATCCCCGGCGAGGACCTCAAGCGCTCCTACGGCGCGGCCGACTTCGTCTCCTGGTACGACTCGCACCCCGACGTGCCGCAGACGTGGGACTTCGGCAACGGCACCCACGCCGCCGTGATCGGCGTCGGCAACGTCGCGCTCGACGTGGCCCGGGTGCTGGCCAAGACCGCCGACGAGATGCTGGTGACCGACATCCCGAGCAGGTCCACGCGGGCCTCGCCTCGAAGAAGATCACCGACGTCCACGTCTTCGCGCGCCGCGGCCCGGCGTACGCGAAGTTCTCGCCGATGGAGCTGCGCGAGCTCAACCACTCCCCCAACGTCGAGGTCATCGTCCACCCCGAGGGCTTCGAGGTCGACGACCACTCGATGGAGCACATCTCCAAGCACAAGACCCACAAGCTGGTGCTCGACATCCTGGCCAACTGGGTGGGCCGCGACATCGAGGGCAAGCCGCACCGCATCCACCTCCACTTCATGGAGGCGCCCACGGAGGTCCTCGGCGAGGACGGCGAGGTCGTCGGCCTGCGCACCGAGCGCACCGAGCTGGTCGGCGACGGATCCGTGCGTGGCACCGGCGAGTTCACCGACTGGCCCGTCCAGTCGGTCTACCGCGCGGTGGGCTACGCCTCGTCGCCGCTGCTGGGCCTGCCCTTCGACGAGCGCGAGCTGGTCATCCCCAACGAGGGTGGCCGCGTGCTGGGCCTCGACGGCGACCACGTGCCCAACACGTTCGTCACCGGCTGGGTCAAGCGCGGACCGGTCGGCCTGATCGGCCACACCAAGTCCGACGCCGCCGAGACCGTCGGCCACGTGCTCGAGACCACGTCGGAGACCGCCCCGTCCCGCGAGCCCGCCGACGTCGACGCCTTCCTGCGCGAGCGCGGCATCGACTTCGTGACCGTCGAGCAGGGAGCAGATCGACGCCGCCGAGATCGCCCTCGGCGAGGCGCAGGAGCGTCAGCGCGTCAAGCTGCCCACCCGCGCGGACATGCTCGGCGCGCGCCAGGCCTGAGGCACGTCGTACGAACGACGCCGCGGCCGCTCGGATCTCTCCGGGCGGCCGCGGCGTCGTTGCGTGGGGCGGGGTCGTCAGCGACCCATCATGCGGCTGAACCAGCTGCCGCTGCTCGCCTTCTCCTCGGCGGCGTGGCCGGTGCACCACTGGTTGGCAGGCACGGACGCCTTGACCTGGGCGACGTGCTGGCCGCAACCGGACCAGGTGGTCTTCTTGCAGGTCTTGCAGGTGACGGGTCGGCACATGGGGTTTCTCCTCGTTCGGTCGAGCTGGGTGGGGGTGGGTGTGGTCAGGGGTCGGAGGGCGTCAGCCCTGGCCGGTCTCGAGCGGGTGGCCGGCACGGGCCCAGGCGATGGTCCCGCCCAGGACGTCGACGGCGTCGATGCCGGCGGCGCGCATCACGTCGGCCATCGCCGAGCTGCGCCCGCCCGACGCGCAGATCACGTGCACGGGGCGGGTGCGGTCGAGCTCGTCGAGACGGGTCATCAGGCGGCTCATGGGGAGGTTCGTCGCGCCGGGCACGTGCCCCTCGCGGTACTCCTGCACCTCCCGGACGTCCACGAACAACGCGCCCTCGGCGTGCACCTGCGCCGCTCGGGCGATGTCGATCTCGCTCTTCATCTGGTCTCCTCGCCATCCCGTGATTGATCCCCCTGGGGGGATGTCACTACCGTAGCAGAACCCCCTAGGGGGATGTACAGTTGGCGTAGGTCCTCGCGGACGAGCGCGACCGACCGGGCGCCACGCCGGCGCTGACGAACGAAGGACATGACTGATGGACCTGGACCCCACCGACATCAAGGCGATCATCACCCGCATGAAGCGGGCCAACGGCCACCTCGCCAGCGTGATCCGCATGCTGGAGGAGGGCTCCGACTGCGAGTCGGCCCTGACCCAGCTCGCGGCGGTCAACAAGGCGCTCTCGCGCGCCGGCTACGCCCTCGTGGCGACCGGGCTGCAGCAGTGCCTGGCCGCCAGCGAGGACGGGCTCGACGGCGTCGACGCCAAGAAGATGGAGAAGCTCTTCCTCTCGCTGGCCTGACCCGCTCCCCCGTGCCCCCCACGCACGACGCGGTCGCCAGCAGGGCTGGCGACCGCGTCGGTGGGGTCAGGGGTCAGGTGCGGGTCACACGTCGATCGGGCGCAGCACCAGGAAGATGCCGTGCGCGATCTGCTTGTTGCCCTTGTTGATGTCGAACTTGCCCGGCACCAGCAGCGGGTCGAAGTCGTTGCGGTCGAGGTCGCGCAGCTGCACGATCCCGAACCGCTTGGAGAGGACGTCGACCGTGACCGCGCCACCCTGCGCCGTGGTCAGCGAGGCGTTGTCGGACTTCAGCGCGGTGGCGGAGTCGATCGTCGCCCCGGGCACCACGTGGTAGAGCAGGACCTGCTCGATGGTGTCGACGCCGACCGCGTCGACGAGGGTCTGGAAGGTCGCCTTCTCCGACCAGCGGTACTTCCCGGTGAGGTCCTTGGCGAGCAGCTTGAACGAGAAGTCGTTGGGCAGGAAGGCCGTCAGTGCGACGTTGCCGTCGGCGAGCACGGAGACCGCGCTGTCGGGCTTGGCCTCGAGGACGGCCAGCACGGCCTCGGTGAGGATGTCGTAGTCGGCGGAGTTGCGGTCGAACTGGTTGCCGTCGGCGGTCAGCACGGCGGCGAGGCTCCTGGTCCCGGTGGGCTCGGCGGCCGTCGCGGTGCTCGGCGCGAGCAGGCCGGCGCTGAGCACGGCGGTGCTGGCCAGGGTGGCTGCGATGGTGCGGACCTTCATCGTTCCTCCCAGAAGGACGGGGACACTCGGTGCGTCCCTCGCGGATGGTTCGCCGCGGGCGCCCAGCCGGATTGGTCTGGACCAGCAGTTACCCAACGCGAGCTACGCACCCCGCCGCGGCTCCGGCGACCCGGCCGTGGGATTTCGTGCGGTGACTACGCTCGGAGAGATGCAGACGTTCCTTCCGTACGCCGACTTCGAGGCGTCTGCGCGCGCCCTCGACGCCAAGCGCCTGGGCAAGCAACGGGTCGAGACGATCCAGATCGTGCGTGCCCTCACCCGCCCCGGCTACGGATGGGCGCACCACCCCGCCGTGCTGATGTGGAAGGGGTTCGAGGAGGCGCTGGGGCGCTACGGCTTCGTCTGCTGCGACGTCTGGACCGAGCGCGGCTTCGACGACACCTGCGCCGCCACCATCGCCGAGGACCTCGCCACCGCCGGCGTCACCGGCATCCGGACCGAGGCCGAGCTGGCGGAGGCCGGCGCCCTCCCACCGTGGCTGGGCGACGAGGAGCTCCACCGCAGCCACCGTTCCTCGCTGCTGCGCAAGGACCCCGAGCACTACGGCGCCTCTTCACCGACGTCCCCGACGACCTGCCGTACGTGTGGCCCGTGCGCTCCGAGAAGGTGCTGGCGGCCGAGCGGCGGCGCGCGGAGAACGTCGTACGCCGTGCGCAGCGCGCCGCTGAGCGCCGCGTGGAGGAGGCCGTCCGCACGACGGATCAGCGGTGCAGGTCGAAGCGGTCGAGCTCCATCACCTTGGTCCAGGCGGCGACGAAGTCCTCGACGAACCGCTGCTGGGCGTCGTCGCTGGCGTACGCCTCGGCCAGCGCGCGCAGCTCGGAGTGGTGGCCGAAGACCAGGTCGACGAGCGTGGCCGTGCCGACGACCTCGCCGCTCTCGCGGTCGCGGCCCTCGTACGTCCCGTCGCCGACGGCCTTCCACTCCGTCGCCATGTCGAGCAGGTTCGCGAAGAAGTCGTTGCTCAGCACCCCGACGCGGTTGGTGAGGACGCCGTGCTGGCTGCCGCCGTGGTTGGCGCCCAGCGCCCGCATGCCGCCCAGCAGGACGGTCATCTCCGGCGGGGTGAGGCCCAGCATGTAGGCCTTCTCCACCATCAGCACGTCGGCCGGGACCCGGTCGTCGGCGCGGGCGTAGTTGCGGAACGCGTCGGCGCGCGGCTCCATCACGGTGAACGACTCGACGTCGGTCTGCTCCTGGGTGGCGTCGGTGCGGCCCGGGTGGAAGGGCACGGTCACCTCGACCCAGCGTCACGCGCTGCCTTCTCGATGGCGGCGTTGCCCGCCAGCACGAGCAGGTCGGCGATCGAGATGGTTGTCCCCCGCCCGGCGAAGTCGTCGCGGATGCCCTCCAGCGCCCCGATCACACGGGACACCTCGGCCGGGTCGTTGACCTCCCAGCTGCGCTGCGGCTCCAGCCGGATGCGGGCGCCGTTGACGCCGCCGCGGAAGTCGGTCCGGCGGTAGGTCGACGCAGCGGCCCACGCCGTGCGTACGAGCTCGGGGACGCCCAGGCCGGAGTCCAGCACGGCAGCCTTGACGGCGTCGAGGTCGGGCCGCCGACGAGCTCGTGGTCGACCGCCGGCACCGGGTCCTGCCACGGCTGCGGCTCGGGCACCCACGGGCCGAGGTAGCGCTGGGCCGGCCCCATGTCGCGGTGGAGCAGCTTGTACCAGGCCTTGGAGAACGCCTCCGCGAACGCGTCGGGGTTCTCGTAGAAGTGGCGCGAGACCTTCTCGTACTCCGGGTCGAAGCGCAGCGCCAGGTCGGAGGTCAGCATCCGGGGCTCGCGACGGGTGGAGGGGTCGTGGGCCATCGGCACCATGTCGGAGCCCGCACCGTTCTTCGGACGCCACTGCTTCGCGCCGGCCGGTGACTCGAAGAGCTCCCACTCGTAGCTGAAGAGGATGTGGAAGAACTCGTTGTCCCACCGGGTCGGGTGGTAGGTCCAGGTGACCTCGAGGCCGGAGGTGATGGTGTCGTCGCCCTTGCCCGTGCCGAAGGTGCTCTTCCACCCCAGGCCCTGCTGCTCGACCGGGGCGGCCTCGGGCTCGTCGCCGACGTGGTCGGCCGGCCCGGCGCCGTGGGTCTTGCCGAACGTGTGGCCGCCCGCGATCAGCGCGACGGTCTCCTCGTCGTTCATGCCCATGCGTCGGAAGGTCTCGCGGATGTCGCGCGCCGACGCCCGGGGGTCGGGGTTGCCGTTGGGGCCCTCGGGGTTGACGTAGATCAGGCCCATCTGGACGGCGCCGAGGGGCTCGGCCAGGTCACGCTCGCCGCTGTAGCGCTCGTCGCCGAGCCAGGTGTCCTCGGGACCCCAGAAGATCTCCTCGGCCTCCCAGACGTCCTCGCGCCCGAACCCGAAGCCGAAGGTCTCCAGGCCCATGTCCTCGATGGCGACGTTGCCGGCGAAGACCAGCAGGTCGGCCCACGAGATCTTCTGGCCGTACTTCTTCTTGACCGGCCAGAGCAGTCGACGGGCCTTGTCGAGGCTCACGTTGTCGGGCCAGCTGTTGAGCGGGCGAAGCGCTGCTGGCCGGTGCCGCCGCCACCGCGGCCGTCGTAGATGCGGTAGGTGCCGGCAGCGTGCCAGCTCATCCGGACGAAGAGGCCGCCGTAGTGGCCGAAGTCGGCCGGCCACCAGTCCTGCGAGTCGTGCATCACCGCGACGACGTCGGCCTTGAGCTGCTCGACGTCGAGCTTGGCGAACTCCTCGGCGTAGTCGAACTCGGGACGCAGCGGCGCGGAGGCGGGCTGGTTGGTGCGCAGCACCGACAGGTCGACCTGGTTGGGCCACCAGTCACGGTTGCCTCGCGGGCGGGCGACCTTCGGCTCCGGGGACGGGATCGCAGGGTTCTCGCTCTCGCTGCCCCCGGACCCGGTCGCCGAGTCGTGCATGACGGGGCAGCCGGCCTCGGCCTTGCGCTCCGTGCCCTGGGGGTCGGTGGGGGTGTCGTTCCGGTTCTCGCTCATGGTTCCTTCCGGATTCCTCTTCGGTTGCTGGACGGGTCGGTGGGAGGACGTGGGGGTCACGCCGTGGCGGCCGTGCAGGAGGGGCAGGTGCCCCACCAGACGACCTCGGCCTCGTCCACGGCGAAGCCGTGGTCGTCGGAGGCGACGAGGCACGGCGCCTGGCCGACGGCGCAGTCGACGTCCTCGATCGCGCCGCAGCTGCGGCAGACGACGTGGTGGTGGTTGTCGTCGGTGCGGGCCTCGTAGCGGGCGGTGGCGCCGGCCGGCTGGATGCGACGCAGCAGCCCGGCCTCGGTGAGGGCGCGCAGCACGTCGTACACGGCCTGGTGCGACACGGTGCCGAGCTCCGCGCGTACGCGGTGGATGACGGCGTCGGTGTCGAGGTGCGGCTCCGCCGCGACCGCTGCCAGCACCGCCTGCCGCGGGCGGGTCACCCGCAGTGAGGCAGCGCGCAGCACCGACGCGAAGTCAGGGGTGCTGGTGGTCTCGGGCATGACTCCAACCTCTCCCCTTTCTTGGAATGAGTCAAGGGTGGAGCGTGCCCCGGTCGCGGCCACTTCTCCATGGCACCCTGTTGCCGTGGACGACACCCGTCGGCGATCCCTCATGGAACGCCGACGCTCGAGGTGAAGGGGCGCACGATCGACGACAAGGCGCCGGAGCAGGCCCGCGAGATCGAGGTGGTGGTCATCGGCGGCGGACAGGCCGGCCTGGCCACCGGCTTCTACCTGCGGCGCGGCGGCCTCGTCCCGGGACGCGACTTCGTGGTCGTCGACGCCGCCGACCGACCGGGCGGGGCGTGGCCACGCACGTGGGACGGGTTGCGCCTGTTCTCGCCGGCAGGCTTCTCGTCGCTGCCCGGCTGGATGATGCCGCCGTGGGACGACGCGACCCGGGGCTACCCGCCGCGGGACCACGTGGTGTCCTACCTGACCAGGTACGAGGAGCGGTTCGAGCTGCAGGTGGCGCGGCCACACCGGGTGGAGTCGGTCCGCAGGGCCGACGAGGATCCCATCGGCCGCCTTCTGGTGGAGGCTCCGGGGTGTTCCTGGTCGGCCCGAGCGGTGGTCTCGGCCACCGGCACCTGGGACCGGCCGTTCTGGCCCACCTACCCGGGGATCGCCACCTTCCGGGGCCGTCAGCTGCACGCTGCCGACTACCACTCGCCGGAGGACTTCACCGGTCAGCGCGTCGTCGTGGTCGGCGGCGGGAACTCCGCCGCCCAGATCCTGGCCGAGGTGTCGACCGCGGCCGAGACCCGGTGGGTCACCAACCGACCACCACGCTTCCTGCAGGACGACGTGGACGGTCGGGTCCTCTTCGCCACCGCCCGGGCCCGGATCGAGGCCTTGGCCCAGGGGCGCGAGCACGACGGCGTGGCAGGGCTCGGCGACATCGTGATGGTCGCGAGCGTGAAGGCGGCCCGCGACCGCGGCGTCCTGCACGCCCTGCCGATGTTCGCCCGCCTCACCGAGGGCGCAGTGGCCTGGGCCGACGGCACTAGCTGGGAGTGCGACGCCGTCATCTGGTGCACGGGGTTCCGGCCAGCGCTCAGTCACCTGCGCCCGTTGCGGTTGACGAGGCATGGACGCATCGCGGTCGGCGGGCCGTCGGGCACGCAGGCCCTCGAGGAACCCCGGCTCCACCTCGTCGGGTACGGCGACTGGACGGGCCCCGCGTCCGCAACCCTGGCCGGAGTCGGCCCCTCGGCGCGGGCGACGGCTTCCCTCATTCTGGGGATCCGATCCTCCTGACGGACGTTCCCCCACTTTTTGGTCGGCGTGTCAGGCAGTGGCCGGGCGGCTCCTCCCTACGGTCGTGCGCGGCCCGATCGAACGTTCGGGCTGACATCTCGGAAGGCATAGAACGCATGAACTCGCTCAAGAAGGCAGCCCTCGGCGCAGGCGTCACCCTCATGGCCGCAGGTGGCTCGCTGTTCGCCGTGCCGGCAGCCCACGCAGCTCCCGCGCCGGTCGGCTCGGTCGTCGCGAACCGCACCGAGCCCGGCGTCTGCACCGTGCGGTGGACCTACGGACCCACCGACGTCTTCTTCGACCTCAAGGAGACCGACCTCTACACCGGCGAGGTGCGCAACGCCGTGTACGCCGGCACGGTGCGCCGGGCCGTCTTCACGTTCCGCAACGGCACCCACCGCTTCCGTTACGCCGTCCGCGTGAGCAAGGGCGGCGAGGTCAGCACCTGGAAGAGCGACATCTGCGAGAAGGCCTGACCCTGAAATGCGAAGGATCCGAACCCCTGAGGGTTCGGATCCTTCGTTCTTTGTAGCGGGGACAGGATTTGAACCTGCGACCTCTGGGTTATGAGCCCAGCGAGCTACCGAGCTGCTCCACCCCGCGTCGGTGAGTCACACGTTACCGGACGGGGTCGAGCGGTTCCTAATCGGGGTGGGTCACACCCACCGGATCACTTCTTCTCGGAGAGCTCCACGGCCTCGTTCACGAGCTCCTTGGCCTTCTCGATCGCCTCGGCCCACGCCACGGTGTCCCCGTCGCGCTGGGCCTTGTCGGCGGCCGCGAACTGCTTCTCCGCCTGGGCGAGCAGCGACCGGATCTGCTGGTTGACCGTGCCGGACGCCGGCGGCTGGTCGCCACCCTTGTCGCCGCCCTTGCCACCGTCACCCGAACCGCTGGGAGTCGGGCCGGAGTCGTCGACGCCGAGCACGTCCGCGATCGCCCCACGCAGCGTCGGCGCGATCCCGACGTTGCCGCCGTAGGAGACGAGCACGAAGCTCAGGATCGGATAGCTCGACTCCGACGCGTCACGCGCGGCGTACAGCGGCTGCACGTACATCAGGCCGTCGCCGACCGGCAGGGTCAGCAGGTTGCCGTAGCGCGGGTTGATGCCGCCCTGGTCGAACGAGAAGAGCTCGTCACGCACGTCCTCGTCGGACGCGATCTCGTTGGCCACCTGGACCGGACCGTTGGTCCGCTCGTCCGACAGCTCCAGCACCTGGATCTTGCCGTAGTCGCTGCTGGTGGCGTCGGAGTTCACCGAGACGAAGGCCGCGAGGTTGTTCTTGTCGCGCGGCACGTAGACCGACGTGAGCGACCAGATCTGCTCCGCGTTCGGGTCCTCGTCACCCTGGGGGTTGGCGAAGAGGCGGTAGGGCGGCTGCTGGCTGTTCTCCACGTTCGGGTCGTTCGGGACCTCCCACCGGTTGTTGCCGGCGTACCAGTCCTTGGGGTCGGTGACGTGGTAGCGGGCGAACTGGTAGCGCTGCGCCTTGAAGAGGTCCTCGGGGTAGCGCAGGTGGGAGACCAGGGCCTCGGGAATCTCGTCCTTGTCGAGCACGGTGCCGGGGAAGACGTTGCGCCAGACCTTGAGGATCGGGTCCTCCTCGTCCCAGGCGTACAGCTTCACCGTGCCGTCGTAGGCGTCGACCGTGGCCTTGACCGCGTTGCGGACGTAGTTGATCTCGTCGGTCGGCAGCGTCTGGAAGCCCAGGTCGTCCTGGAGCGAGTCGTCGATCATGTCCTCGAACGACTCCTTCTGCGACAAGGGGTACTTGTCGGTGACCGTGTAGCCGTCGAGCACCCACTGGATGCGACCGTCGACGACGACCGGGTAGGGGTCGGAGTCGACCGTGAGCCACGGGGCGACCTTCTCGACCATCCGCCGCGGGTTGCGGTCGTACAGGATCTTGGAGTCGTCGTAGATGCGGCCGGAGAGCAGGAAGTTCGGCTCGCCGTACTTCACCGCGTACAGCAGGCGGTTGAAGGCGCTGCCCACCGGCACGCCGCCCTCACCGTCGTAGGTCGAGGTGGGGCTAGAGCCCTCCTCGCCGCGCGGCAGGTCGAGCTCGACGTCCTTGCCGTCCTCACCGGACTTGCCGACGACCGAGTAGCTGGGGCTGGTCTCACCGAAGTAGACCCGCTGCTCGAACGGCTCGTCGGAGAGCTCGCTGAGCGCCTTCTGGCCCGCCTCCTGGCCCTCGGCCCACTGGATCGCCTCGGCCTGGCTGCCGTCGTCGGCCGGACGCTGGTTGGCGTAGGCCGCGATCATGCCGGAACCGTGGGTGTAGACGGTGTGCAGGTTCGCCCAGTTGCGGTCAGACTCGGCGAGGCCGCTCTGGTCGAGCTCACGCACGCCGAGCACGAGGGCGCGCTCCTGGCCGTCGAGGGTGTAGCGGTCGACGTCGAGCACGTCGGGGACCGTGTAGTACGCACGGACCTGCTGCTGCTGCTCGAAGGTGGGGCTGACCAGCTTGGGGTCGACCAGCGGCACCGACGAGGTGCCGGTCTCCAGCTGCGCGAGCGCGGAGCCGAGGTCGGGGGCGCTGGTGTAGCGGTTCACCTCGACGTCGTCGAGGTTGTACGCGGCCCGCGTCGCCTCGATGTTCTTCTCGATGTACGCCGCTTCCTTGTCGGGCTGGTTGGGCGCAACCTGGAAGCGCTGCACGATGCCCGGCCAGAGCATGCCGAGCAGGATCGCCGAGAGCGCCAGCAGGGCGATGCCGACCGACGGCAGCATCCAGGTGCGGCGCCACACGTTGAGGAAGAAGAGGACCGCACAGATGATGGCGATGCCGACGAGGATGTTCTTGGCCGGCAGGACCGCGTTGTCGTCGGTGAAGTTCATGCCCGTGATCAACGAGCCCGAGCTGTTGAGCAGGTCGTAGCGGTCGAGCCAGTAGTCCGCGGCCTTCGCCAGCACGGCGACACCGAGCAGCACCGAGACCTGGATCTGGGCGGCCGGGCTGAACTTGTCGCGCTGCGCCTGGAGGCGGATGCCGCCGTAGAGGTAGTGCACGACCAGCGCCGCCAGCAGGCCGACGACGGCCGCCGCCAGCAGGAAGTCGACGACGAAGTGCAGCCAGCCGAGCTCGAAGACGTAGAAGCTGACGTCCTTGTCGAAGTAGGGGTCCTTGGTGCCGAAGTTCTCGCTGTGGCGCCACGTGGTGAACTCACGCCACCGGCCGGAGCCCGACGCGCCGGCGAAGAGACCCATGAGCACCG includes these proteins:
- a CDS encoding Fur family transcriptional regulator; the protein is MPETTSTPDFASVLRAASLRVTRPRQAVLAAVAAEPHLDTDAVIHRVRAELGTVSHQAVYDVLRALTEAGLLRRIQPAGATARYEARTDDNHHHVVCRSCGAIEDVDCAVGQAPCLVASDDHGFAVDEAEVVWWGTCPSCTAATA
- a CDS encoding DUF6314 family protein codes for the protein MSSPHDPRSLVGRWAFERVVTDRLADEVIDVDGTVELSVEDDGRVRWAEQGTMHRRGADIEVSRVLYVVEREGGWMVIFDDGRDFHPWSPGAQVVHLCGADTYAGWSSSGRRRGG
- a CDS encoding peroxidase family protein, yielding MASEERCGLRHGADGPRPLHPSRAPDADLRPGAALRPGVREGLAPLLREPRRVRGGVLQGLVQAAPPRHGAGPALPRPVGARAAAVAGPGAGGRPRARRRPDLDAVKAAVLDSGLGVPELVRTAWAAASTYRRTDFRGGVNGARIRLEPQRSWEVNDPAEVSRVIGALEGIRDDFAGRGTTISIADLLVLAGNAAIEKAARDAGSR
- a CDS encoding ArsO family NAD(P)H-dependent flavin-containing monooxygenase; its protein translation is MKGRTIDDKAPEQAREIEVVVIGGGQAGLATGFYLRRGGLVPGRDFVVVDAADRPGGAWPRTWDGLRLFSPAGFSSLPGWMMPPWDDATRGYPPRDHVVSYLTRYEERFELQVARPHRVESVRRADEDPIGRLLVEAPGCSWSARAVVSATGTWDRPFWPTYPGIATFRGRQLHAADYHSPEDFTGQRVVVVGGGNSAAQILAEVSTAAETRWVTNRPPRFLQDDVDGRVLFATARARIEALAQGREHDGVAGLGDIVMVASVKAARDRGVLHALPMFARLTEGAVAWADGTSWECDAVIWCTGFRPALSHLRPLRLTRHGRIAVGGPSGTQALEEPRLHLVGYGDWTGPASATLAGVGPSARATASLILGIRSS
- a CDS encoding LysR family transcriptional regulator → MLSPHVPDLRALELLLVVGRTRSMGAAAIQLGITQQAASSRIQTMESLVGEPLLVRSKRGSELTPIGELVSQWAARVVEAAEELDTGIAALKIDRRGHLNVAASLTIAEHLLPGWMVALRTEQSRGGRSPSELTMTATNSANVVKLVQDGAVDLGFVEGPEAPRGLRRRKVGVDELVVVVGPGHPWARRGRRPVTAEQLAATPLVVREQGSGTRTVLERALARHRMVPPALELSSTTAVRSAVAAGAGPAALGRHAVRDDLATRRLVAVQVTGLDLTRVLHAVWLGGPQPPEGPARDLVALAARSAR
- a CDS encoding peroxidase family protein encodes the protein MTVPFHPGRTDATQEQTDVESFTVMEPRADAFRNYARADDRVPADVLMVEKAYMLGLTPPEMTVLLGGMRALGANHGGSQHGVLTNRVGVLSNDFFANLLDMATEWKAVGDGTYEGRDRESGEVVGTATLVDLVFGHHSELRALAEAYASDDAQQRFVEDFVAAWTKVMELDRFDLHR
- a CDS encoding metal-sensitive transcriptional regulator, encoding MDLDPTDIKAIITRMKRANGHLASVIRMLEEGSDCESALTQLAAVNKALSRAGYALVATGLQQCLAASEDGLDGVDAKKMEKLFLSLA
- a CDS encoding FAD-dependent oxidoreductase; translation: MTLRVAVVGAGPAGIYAADILTKSEVDVSVDLFERLPAPFGLVRYGVAPDHPRIKEIIKALQRVLAKPEVRFIGNVDYGTDVKLEELREFYDAVIFSTGAMADRDLRIPGEDLKRSYGAADFVSWYDSHPDVPQTWDFGNGTHAAVIGVGNVALDVARVLAKTADEMLVTDIPSRSTRASPRRRSPTSTSSRAAARRTRSSRRWSCASSTTPPTSRSSSTPRASRSTTTRWSTSPSTRPTSWCSTSWPTGWAATSRASRTASTSTSWRRPRRSSARTARSSACAPSAPSWSATDPCVAPASSPTGPSSRSTARWATPRRRCWACPSTSASWSSPTRVAACWASTATTCPTRSSPAGSSADRSA
- a CDS encoding rhodanese-like domain-containing protein is translated as MKSEIDIARAAQVHAEGALFVDVREVQEYREGHVPGATNLPMSRLMTRLDELDRTRPVHVICASGGRSSAMADVMRAAGIDAVDVLGGTIAWARAGHPLETGQG
- a CDS encoding fasciclin domain-containing protein, whose product is MKVRTIAATLASTAVLSAGLLAPSTATAAEPTGTRSLAAVLTADGNQFDRNSADYDILTEAVLAVLEAKPDSAVSVLADGNVALTAFLPNDFSFKLLAKDLTGKYRWSEKATFQTLVDAVGVDTIEQVLLYHVVPGATIDSATALKSDNASLTTAQGGAVTVDVLSKRFGIVQLRDLDRNDFDPLLVPGKFDINKGNKQIAHGIFLVLRPIDV